The following are encoded together in the Candida orthopsilosis Co 90-125, chromosome 5 draft sequence genome:
- a CDS encoding DNA-binding transcription factor, producing MSFPYTPYETVAFTAEKLAFSGFRGLLLSELWLVIQNEFKQEQELDDFQKDTIWKWLFFDFRDDRDNAEVKFYVTYDKDPITIESHYQSFVAKQEKPEELRVLPTEETQCYYLTGVSNNKKFILTLGAFPYQLLQEIARHGAKGTWASDLPLSTGQDKRSMTGRLNKLEEAGLIVKEHRFYEEKRIHSTWAVHYKFGDASRATKGDDEDNGFDHTPVKMRKFIMNALKQAQNNIRTFRDMKVELKMNRNSQAARLFGSVIENLCDNGYIERIDVQDQSHPARKLYALRYLKDLPSSNTEGGYDPWDLSCKTGQNHDHKFEDDDEEEDYLIASFNDIFPLTAQVYEAIRNSGSEGIIAKQIVTSISGDVKHRQITRLLENNTDYLFKDGGLEPLLNYVPEHGDTAIVKQSESDGRLKYYRYYTADNFKAKLTKTHKKKRPERKVLSKSLVDLEKQFRVKIEKTPSGPLLAIPDFIKPVESSDRVPESLSLRSKDKTKVKNEGEGSKKRNEKNIDELDANAPKRRRLRQRGRSKQGASISLELHDGDDNSMDVDEDSNNTTDEGKRSDDNDVKSEKLYVRVKQEEEPNTGKATVQDRVNDVIENASSRIQASQSDPSIRVFTPQIIQRQKNTRFKSEEQKSKIDDADVKGAFRRDQLIKLIHELGGATFTSAKLGRMLDQKIQSEKPTDIKTIARDISKLAHTGVIEVQVIPMTQSGRKINRRLIILNDPKHRPSDEFIEQIKLKSKQPIKNTSEKGQMPRRLIETEYTLINSREALKRKSTRLTSLHSKDRMSRSRAQDQSKVKSEFDGGLGSSANFNSVPEFNGKYEDQLGMFELDASMSKTRRENKKKNIRDKRKPKSERQRKARKIKTEFETSDTTTLFRAICICKAFNKSFIDYEKVASLFKDSDARSLKRTWVHVRKQVGGLDAVNKGVEEFERVVMKGIEESFILVSDLEKIDIPFYLDLWASFDTSKIEINDKFPLYFTLEENMANYSKKQTFEAQTDLFDQIDSDSMKQKEEALANSPFFYSVPPELISDPREQVKTTMKAVYRHPNKKNSKQIKEILSPFNPDDIESAFAEMENEKEIVRVDEETNQYRLTEKVYSGLTSKFSVSFFKQADLFKENVIEVMKLQRGMVLSQGIEDGSIAELLSLVSSDGISLGHIDNDYTFEGYESRSMDKDALSCDLVVFKRPNNVSIDQSVPKVRVPVDKPCSYIWVDIDGQIDSKLWTHIIVSLLYIIHYRPGIQAALLYDKVRYLLSIDEFEVVTRWLINSKCIEIGDYSGIWSTPNWLSLFGCD from the coding sequence ATGCTGTTTCCTTACACTCCCTATGAGACAGTCGCATTTACCGCGGAGAAGTTGGCCTTTTCTGGCTTTAGGGGTCTACTCTTGTCTGAGTTATGGCTAGTGATTCAAAACGAGTTCAAACAAGAACAGGAGTTGGATGATTTTCAGAAAGATACAATTTGGAAGTGGctattttttgatttcagaGATGATCGAGATAACGCAGAGGTGAAATTCTATGTAACTTATGATAAAGATCCAATTACTATTGAGTCCCACTACCAATCATTTGTCGCCAAGCAAGAGAAGCCCGAGGAATTGAGAGTTCTTCCCACCGAAGAGACCCAGTGCTATTACCTAACTGGAGTGTCTAATAACAAAAAGTTCATTCTCACACTCGGTGCGTTTCCGTACCAATTGTTACAAGAAATTGCTCGACATGGGGCCAAAGGAACTTGGGCCAGTGATTTGCCACTATCTACAGGACAAGACAAGAGGTCAATGACAGGGAGGTTGAACAAGTTGGAAGAAGCAGGCTTAATAGTGAAAGAACACAGATTCtatgaagaaaaaaggaTACATAGTACGTGGGCAGTGCACTACAAGTTTGGCGATGCTTCAAGGGCCACTAAAGgcgatgatgaagataatgGATTCGACCACACACCGGTGAAGATGCGAAAGTTCATAATGAATGCGTTGAAGCAAGCTCAGAATAATATAAGAACGTTTCGAGATATGAAAGTGGAATTAAAGATGAATAGAAATTCTCAAGCTGCGAGGTTGTTTGGATCAgtaattgaaaacttgtGTGATAATGGGTATATCGAAAGAATTGATGTGCAAGATCAATCACATCCAGCTAGAAAACTCTATGCCTTGAGGTATTTGAAAGACTTACCAAGTCTGAACACGGAAGGGGGATACGACCCTTGGGATTTGAGCTGTAAGACAGGGCAGAATCACGATcacaaatttgaagatgatgacgaagaagaagattatTTGATTGCAAGCTTCAATGACATTTTCCCACTTACCGCACAAGTCTATGAAGCAATTAGGAACTCGGGAAGTGAAGGAATCATTGCCAAGCAAATTGTAACGTCCATTCTGGGTGATGTAAAACATCGTCAAATTACAAGGCTTCTTGAAAACAATACCGATTATTTGTTTAAAGATGGTGGATTAGAGCCACTCTTGAATTACGTGCCAGAACACGGCGACACTGCAATTGTAAAACAGAGTGAGTCTGATGGAAGGCTAAAATATTATCGATATTATACAGCCGATAACTTTAAAGCGAAACTAACTAAGACGCATAAGAAGAAACGACCCGAGAGAAAAGTACTAAGCAAATCTCTTGTCGATTTGGAGAAACAATTTCGCgtcaagattgaaaagacaCCCAGTGGTCCATTGCTTGCTATTCCTGATTTTATTAAGCCAGTAGAAAGTTCAGATCGCGTACCTGAAAGCTTACTGTTGCGATCTAAGGATAAAACCAAAGTTAAAAATGAAGGTGAGGGCtccaagaaaagaaatgaaaaaaacaTCGATGAGTTGGATGCAAATGCTCCCAAGAGGCGTAGATTACGTCAAAGGGGACGAAGTAAGCAAGGGGCAAGTATATCTTTAGAATTGCATGATGGAGATGATAACTCAATGGATGTTGATGAGGATCTGAATAACACTACAGATGAAGGAAAGCGCTCcgatgataatgatgtcAAGCTGGAGAAACTTTATGTGAGGGTTAAACAAGAAGAGGAGCCTAATACTGGTAAAGCCACAGTGCAGGATCGGGTCAATGATGTGATTGAGAATGCTCTGAGCCGGATCCAGGCCTCCCAATCCGACCCATCCATTCGTGTGTTTACTCCCCAGATTATACAGCGACAGAAGAACACTCGATTCAAATCGGAAGAGCAAAAGTCAAAAATAGACGATGCAGACGTAAAGGGAGCGTTCAGACGTGATCAGCTTATTAAATTAATCCATGAATTGGGCGGTGCCACTTTTACTAGCGCAAAGCTTGGTAGAATGCTTGACCAAAAGATTCAACTGGAAAAACCGACCGATATCAAAACTATTGCTCGTGATATTAGCAAACTTGCCCACACAGGTGTGATAGAAGTGCAAGTAATTCCGATGACTCAAAGCGGAAGGAAAATAAACCGAAGATTAATTATTTTAAATGATCCGAAGCATCGACCATCAGATGAATTCATTGAACAGATCAAATTAAAAAGTAAGCAGCCAATTAAAAATACTTCAGAGAAGGGACAAATGCCACGTCGCCTTATAGAGACTGAATACACCCTTATCAACTCAAGAGAGGCCTTGAAGAGAAAGCTGACAAGATTGACATCATTACATAGCAAAGACAGAATGCTGAGAAGTCGTGCTCAAGATCAGTCTAAAGTTAAACTGGAATTTGATGGTGGTTTAGGTTCTAGCGCCAACTTTAATTCTGTCCCAGAATTCAACGGAAAATATGAGGACCAATTGGGTATGTTTGAGTTAGATGCATCAATGTCCAAGACACGACGTGagaacaagaaaaagaacatCAGAGACAAGAGGAAACCGAAATCGGAACGTCAACGCAAGGCACGTAAAATCAAGACTGAGTTTGAAACCAGTGACACCACCACGCTCTTCCGAGCAATCTGTATTTGTAAAGCTTTTAACAAATCATTCATTGATTATGAGAAAGTTGCGTCTTTATTTAAAGACAGTGATGCAAGATCGTTGAAACGCACATGGGTACATGTTAGAAAACAAGTAGGTGGTCTAGATGCAGTGAATAAAGGAGTGGAAGAATTTGAACGAGTAGTAATGAAGGGAATCGAAGAACTGTTCATCTTGGTCCTggatttggagaaaattGACATCCCATTCTACCTTGATTTATGGGCAAGCTTTGATACTTCTAAAATTGAGATTAATGACAAGTTTCCACTATATTTTACTTTAGAAGAAAACATGGCCAATTATAGCAAGAAGCAGACGTTTGAAGCACAGACTGATCTATTTGATCAGATCGATTCAGATTCGATGAAACAGAAGGAGGAAGCCCTTGCGAACTCTCCCTTTTTTTACAGCGTCCCACCAGAATTGATATCGGATCCGAGGGAGCAAGTCAAAACTACAATGAAAGCGGTGTACAGGCATCCCAAcaaaaagaattcaaagcaaatcaaagaaattttgtCTCCATTCAACCCAGACGATATCGAGTCAGCTTTTGCAGAAATGGAAAAtgagaaagaaattgttcGCGTGGATGAAGAAACGAATCAGTACAGATTGACTGAAAAGGTATACTCCGGACTCACATCTAAATTCTCCGTGTCATTCTTTAAACAAGCGGACTTGTTCAAGGAGAATGTCATAGAAGTAATGAAATTACAAAGGGGTATGGTCTTGTCACAAGGTATAGAGGATGGTAGCATTGCAGAATTGTTAAGCTTGGTGTCTTCAGATGGAATTTCTTTAGGCCATATTGATAATGATTATACGTTTGAGGGATACGAATCCAGATCAATGGATAAAGATGCTTTAAGTTGCGATTTGGTTGTATTCAAAAGGCCAAATAATGTCTCCATAGATCAAAGTGTTCCAAAGGTGCGCGTGCCAGTTGACAAGCCATGTTCCTATATCTGGGTGGATATCGATGGTCAAATTGATAGTAAGTTATGGACCCACATAATCGTTTCATTATTGTATATTATCCATTATCGACCCGGTATCCAAGCCGCTTTGTTATACGATAAGGTCCGCTATTTGTTAAGTATTGACGAGTTTGAGGTTGTG
- a CDS encoding Efb1 translation elongation factor EF-1 beta, protein MSYTDFKTLETIKSLNDFLKDKSYFDDGAEATQADVSVYKAFQQEYPHFTRWFNHIASFTEEFDSLPAGKAPAASSSAAAAEDDDDVDLFGSDDDEVDEEAEKLKQQRLAEYAAKKAAKGPKPAAKSIVTLDVKPWDDETNLDELLENVKKIEIEGLTWGAHQWIPVGFGIKKLQINLVVEDALVSLDDLQAAVEEDEDHVQSTDIAAMQKL, encoded by the exons ATGTCATACactgatttcaaaactCTTGAAAccatcaaatcattgaatgatttCTTAAAAGACAAGTCATACTTTGACGACGG TGCTGAAGCTACACAAGCTGACGTCTCTGTTTACAAGGCTTTCCAACAAGAATACCCACACTTCACCAGATGGTTCAACCACATTGCTTCATTCACTGAAGAGTTCGATTCATTACCAGCTGGTAAGGCCCCAgctgcttcttcttctgccGCTGCCgctgaagatgatgatgacgtTGACTTGTTTGGatctgatgatgatgaagttgatgaagaagctgaaaaattgaaacaacaaagattgGCTGAATATGCTGCTAAGAAAGCTGCTAAAGGTCCAAAGCCAGCTGCTAAATCAATTGTCACCTTGGATGTTAAGCCATGGGATGATGAAACCAACTTGGACGAATTGTTGGAGAACGTTaagaagattgaaattgaaggtTTGACCTGGGGTGCCCACCAATGGATTCCAGTTGGTTTCGgtatcaaaaaattgcaaatcaacttggttgttgaagatgctTTGGTTTCATTGGATGACTTGCAAGCTgctgttgaagaagatgaagacCACGTTCAATCTACTGATATTGCTGCTATGCAAAAATTGTAA
- a CDS encoding Pga30 GPI-anchored protein of cell wall codes for MRFFVPASLLTLSSGALAAIRPVQFFASSDNEEVNGQGLYSTHEGAGINYFFLGAGQTLQYNDEARVVYVELNSQPPARQYLAFTGNVLSLTVAEEPLPVDIGEDGSVTFPESDALAAAKNINDPYRYSESVFAVVKDGGEGSFPLTLSAKFGDAEEEQQPTSSEEASEPTDVAYSNKTVTVFTTYCPEPTTLTLTVCETVCEQTEVTVSEAGNVTVENVKTEEATEAPAEEESTSVAAPAVTEEPEVTSYEGSAATVGGAGLAAIAFAAAGLVF; via the coding sequence ATGAGATTTTTTGTTCCTGCTTCACTTTTGACTTTGTCATCCGGTGCTTTGGCTGCCATTAGACCAGTTCAATTCTTTGCTTCTTCTGATAATGAGGAAGTTAATGGGCAAGGTTTATACTCAACTCACGAAGGTGCTGGTATCAACTACTTTTTCTTGGGTGCTGGTCAAACTTTACAATACAATGATGAAGCTAGAGTTGTTTACGTTGAATTGAACTCACAACCACCAGCAAGACAATACCTTGCTTTCACAGGTAATGTTTTGTCATTGACTGTCGCTGAGGAGCCTTTACCAGTTGACATTGGTGAAGACGGTTCTGTTACCTTCCCAGAATCTGACGCTCTTGCTGCTGCCAAGAACATCAATGACCCATATAGATACTCTGAATCAGTATTTGCTGTTGTTAAAGATGGCGGTGAAGGTTCATTCCCATTGACTCTTAGTGCTAAATTTGGTGAtgctgaagaagaacaacaaccaacCTCAAGTGAAGAAGCCTCTGAACCAACTGATGTTGCTTACTCAAACAAAACTGTCACTGTCTTTACCACTTACTGCCCGGAACCAACCACCTTGACTTTGACTGTGTGTGAAACCGTTTGCGAACAAACTGAAGTTACTGTTTCTGAAGCCGGTAACGTTActgttgaaaatgtcaaGACTGAAGAAGCTACTGAAGCTCctgctgaagaagaatcCACCAGTGTTGCTGCTCCTGCTGTTACCGAAGAGCCAGAAGTTACTTCTTACGAAGGTTCTGCCGCTACTGTCGGTGGTGCTGGTTTGGCTGCTATTGCTTTTGCTGCTGCTGGTTTAGTTTTCTAA
- a CDS encoding Jen2 protein (member of Jen family), translating into MPESIHSVASETVHDHNKHIIRPPKFTSRTIKNYLKTRFTSLWVGWDELKKYSWYEFINPFQPLVEMNLHQWNFFFIGFWAWTWDAFDFFVTSLNVTNIAEDLNVSTKDVTWGITLVLMLRTVGALIFGAIGDTFGRKWPYIINLVLLMALQVGCGFVQTFKQFLAVRALFGIAMGGIFGICAADALEDAPKKARGILSGIFQGGYAFGYLLAVCFQRAFDETPNTWRNMFYFSAGVPVIFIAWRFINPETNTYQRQQERIKKEAATKQSKHVQFVEFGSQAKKALKTYWLIIIYLVLMMAGFNFSSHGSQDLYPTMLTETYHYGHDKSTVVNVCANLGAIAGGIIIAHLSTFIGRRTAILIGNVFAGAFIYPWAFKPMWVTAFFMQFGIQGSWGVVPIHLTELSPPHFKTIVTGVAYQLGNLVSSASSTIEATINDTLDDYGKTMAIFIGAVIAYLMLIVFIGPENRGADLSIARDDEMSVYDDEDEDDKDGAASKVDDKEGVFYEKPTVVHKE; encoded by the coding sequence ATGCCAGAATCAATACATTCAGTAGCTTCAGAGACTGTTCACGATCATAATAAACACATTATTCGGCCCCCAAAGTTCACAAGTAGAACAATCAAGAATTACCTCAAGACAAGATTTACTTCGTTATGGGTTGGCTGGGATGAATTAAAAAAGTACAGCTGGTACGAATTTATCAATCCATTCCAGCCATTGGTTGAAATGAATTTGCACCAATGgaacttctttttcataGGGTTCTGGGCCTGGACGTGGGATgcttttgatttctttgttaCCAGTCTAAACGTTACCAACATTGCTGAGGACTTGAACGTCTCAACCAAAGACGTAACATGGGGTATCACTTTAgttttgatgttgagaACTGTCGGTGCGTTAATTTTTGGTGCTATTGGTGATACCTTTGGTAGAAAGTGGCCTTATATTATCAACTTGGTATTACTTATGGCTCTTCAAGTTGGTTGTGGGTTTGTGCAAACATTCAAGCAATTTCTTGCAGTCAGAGCGTTATTTGGTATTGCTATGGGTGGTATATTTGGTATTTGTGCTGCTGATGCTCTTGAGGATGCACCGAAGAAGGCAAGGGGTATTTTGTCAGGTATATTCCAGGGAGGTTATGCATTCGGATATTTGTTAGCTGTCTGCTTCCAAAGGGCATTTGACGAGACCCCAAATACTTGGAGGAACATGTTCTACTTCTCTGCTGGTGTTCCTGTTATCTTTATTGCATGGAGATTCATCAACCCAGAGACAAACACCTACCAACGTCAACAAGAGAGAATAAAAAAGGAAGCTGCAACGAAGCAGTCGAAGCATGTACAGTTTGTTGAGTTCGGTAGTCAAGCAAAAAAAGCCTTGAAGACATATTGGTTGATTATCATCTACttggtattgatgatggCCGGTTTCAACTTTTCCTCCCATGGGTCACAAGATTTGTATCCAACAATGTTGACTGAAACGTACCACTATGGACACGACAAATCCACTGTTGTCAATGTTTGTGCCAATTTGGGAGCCATTGCTGGAGGTATCATCATTGCTCACCTTTCAACATTTATTGGAAGACGTACAGCCATTCTTATTGGGAATGTATTTGCTGGAGCGTTCATTTACCCATGGGCGTTCAAACCAATGTGGGTTACCGCATTCTTTATGCAGTTTGGTATTCAAGGATCTTGGGGAGTCGTGCCTATTCACTTGACAGAGTTGTCACCACCACActtcaaaacaattgttACGGGTGTTGCCTACCAGTTGGGTAATTTGGTTAGTTCGGCAAGTTCCACAATCGAAGCTACAATTAATGATACCCTTGACGATTATGGAAAAACCATGGCAATCTTTATCGGTGCAGTCATTGCGTACTTGATGCTCATTGTATTTATTGGCCCAGAGAATAGGGGTGCAGATTTGAGTATTGCAAGAGATGATGAGATGAGTGTGTACGATGACGAGGACGAGGATGATAAAGACGGAGCTGCCTCCAAGGTTGATGATAAGGAAGGCGTGTTCTATGAAAAGCCCACTGTTGTCCATAAGGAGTGA
- a CDS encoding Met4 protein (S. cerevisiae homolog MET4 has role in response to arsenic, response to cadmium ion, positive regulation transcription from RNA polymerase II promoter, sulfur acid metabolic process), which produces MSDELTSSALLEQLVYIDNYINGTQPNTDSSTATPNIDVDGQLSLDLAAFADDSFIFPDEDKPKHLYDHDEEDAHDDNKINKDGNLAGSGSNDGLNGWNIHEFNSSSLLPSIKQEPEVGSSHQYFRNHNIDDGHEDENSRLNQFNLLQSHTNSSESGLGNGLIDDFQNNKNNKSNSNNVHGHDLENTHHHVQPHKLLSLNELPKFPVPPGAKNSLVSAGLSSNQIDLLSALIAQHQSSLGKTLSQQGQDTKDESNGESLGVQTINNYVVKQEQQQSSSNLPSNIAPLTPNAASLSPTDVPTRQSNLPFHLPSQQHPSSSLAQLNSSLQLQTRSRNPSVSSFIDPTLQHRGGTMTVAAPSSTTASSNLSSPDAAELDKKRRNTAASARFRIKKKMKEQQMENKINSLQEMISSLENKLSHLEMENKLLRNLIIEKGSQKSDDELKLLKEKAKRGNH; this is translated from the coding sequence ATGAGTGATGAGCTAACGTCGTCGGCGTTGCTAGAGCAACTTGTGTATATCGACAACTATATCAATGGTACACAACCAAATACTGATAGTTCAACTGCTACGCCAAatattgatgttgatggaCAACTAAGTCTAGATTTGGCTGCTTTTGCTGATGATTCGTTTATATTTCCTGATGAGGACAAGCCTAAGCATTTATATGATCatgacgaagaagatgcCCATGACgataacaaaatcaataaagaTGGGAATCTCGCTGGTTCGGGAAGCAATGACGGTTTGAATGGATGGAATATACATGAGTTTAATAGTTCAAGCTTGCTACCTAGTATCAAACAAGAACCTGAAGTTGGGAGTTCCCATCAGTACTTCCGGAATCACAACATTGATGACGGTCATGAGGATGAAAACAGCAGattaaatcaattcaatttgttgcaGAGTCATACCAATAGTAGTGAATCAGGACTTGGAAACGGTTTAATAGATGACTTTcagaacaacaaaaacaacaaaagcaatAGCAACAATGTACATGGTcatgatttggaaaatacCCACCATCACGTTCAACCACACAAGCTATTAagtttgaatgaattgCCCAAGTTTCCCGTTCCACCGGGTGCAAAGAATTCTTTGGTCAGTGCTGGTTTATCActgaatcaaattgatttattaaGTGCATTGATTGCTCAACACCAGAGTAGTTTGGGTAAAACACTTTCTCAACAGGGACAAGATACAAAAGATGAAAGTAATGGGGAAAGTTTGGGTGTACAGACTATAAACAATTACGTGGTgaaacaagaacaacaacaatcatcatcaaatttaccTTCAAATATTGCTCCACTCACTCCAAATGCTGCATCGCTATCACCAACAGATGTACCAACACGACAATCGAATCTACCATTCCACCTTCCATCGCAACAAcatccatcatcatcattggcaCAACTCAATTCAAGCCTACAACTCCAAACAAGATCGCGAAACCCCAGTGTATCATCCTTCATTGACCCGACTTTACAACATCGCGGAGGAACTATGACTGTAGCAGCACCCTCATCAACAACGGCCAGTTCTAATTTGAGTCTGCCTGATGCTGCTGAACTAGACAAGAAACGTCGCAATACCGCCGCTAGTGCTCGATTTCgaatcaagaaaaagatgaaggaacaacaaatggaaaataaaatcaattcattacAAGAAATGATTTCTTCGTTGGAGAATAAATTGAGTCATTTGGAAATGGAGAACAAATTGTTACGtaatttgattattgaaaagGGAAGTCAAAAgagtgatgatgagttgaaattgttgaaggaaaagGCTAAACGAGGTAATCACTGA